Below is a genomic region from Echinicola rosea.
CCTTTATCGATGAAATTCTCTTTGATATAGGCGGCCAATGCTAGCCGATGATCATCTTGCAGTTGCTCTCCCCACATCTGATTGACATTATAGGCCGTTTCCATTCCAATGATATCAATAAAGGCACAAGGCCCCAGCTGAGAACGGTTGCCGATCATCCATGTCTTGTCGATACTTTCAGGGTCACTGACCTCTCTGGCCACCAAGTCGATAGCCGCATTCAAAAAGGGAACAAGTAGTGAATTGAACACATAGCCGTTTTGCTCTTTGTGGATCGGAATGGGTACCATGCCAATTGCCTTGGCAAACTCTTCTACCTGCTTAAAGATTTCAGGGTCGGTACCGGGATGCCCCATCACTTCTCCTATATTTGAATCCCAAATACCATTGGCAAAATGCAAGGCCAAGAATTTATCTGGCCGATCCACCGCTTCCACTATCTGACTGGGAATCAGTGTAGACGAATTGGTGGTAAAGATGGTCTTTTTAGGAGCCAGTTTACTCACATCCCTGTAAAAGGACTTTTTTATTTCAAGCTTTTCAGGTACCGATTCATTTAGCAGGTCCGCGTCCTTTATCGCCTCTTCCAAATTAGTAGTATAACTCAGTCGAGCCTTCGTCTTCTCGACTTCTTCCGGGCTGGCATTACGTTCTTTAATGAAATGGTCGGCATGTGATGCGTGAAATTTCTTTCCTCTCTCAATACCTTCTTCAAAGACATCAAATACGGTCACCTCAAAACCGCAAAAAGCAGCTTGCCAGGCTATTTGTGACCCTAGGGTTCCGGCTCCTGCGATGGTAATTTGTTGCATACGAATAAAAGTTTAAAGTTGAAA
It encodes:
- a CDS encoding 3-hydroxyacyl-CoA dehydrogenase, coding for MQQITIAGAGTLGSQIAWQAAFCGFEVTVFDVFEEGIERGKKFHASHADHFIKERNASPEEVEKTKARLSYTTNLEEAIKDADLLNESVPEKLEIKKSFYRDVSKLAPKKTIFTTNSSTLIPSQIVEAVDRPDKFLALHFANGIWDSNIGEVMGHPGTDPEIFKQVEEFAKAIGMVPIPIHKEQNGYVFNSLLVPFLNAAIDLVAREVSDPESIDKTWMIGNRSQLGPCAFIDIIGMETAYNVNQMWGEQLQDDHRLALAAYIKENFIDKGKMGVSSGEGFYSYPNPSYKDPGFLIK